A region of Lepus europaeus isolate LE1 chromosome 2, mLepTim1.pri, whole genome shotgun sequence DNA encodes the following proteins:
- the LOC133749056 gene encoding large ribosomal subunit protein eL34-like — MVQRLTCRRRLSYNTASNKTRLSRTPGNRIVYLYTKKVGKAPKSACGVCPGRLRGVRAVRPKVLMRSSKTKKHVSRAYGGSMCAKCVRDRIKRAFLIEEQKIVVKVLKAQAQSQKAK, encoded by the coding sequence ATGGTCCAGCGTTTGACGTGCCGCCGGAGGCTCTCCTACAATACAGCCTCCAACAAAACCAGACTGTCCCGAACTCCTGGTAACAGAATTGTTTACCTTTATACTAAGAAGGTTGGGAAGGCACCAAAATCTGCATGTGGTGTGTGCCCAGGCAGACTTCGTGGGGTTCGTGCTGTGAGACCTAAAGTCCTGATGAGATCGTCTAAAACCAAAAAACACGTCAGCAGGGCCTATGGTGGTTCCATGTGTGCTAAATGTGTCCGTGACAGGATCAAGCGTGCTTTCCTTATCGAGGAGCAGAAAATTGTTGTGAAAGTGTTGAAGGCACAAGCACAGAGTCAGAAagctaaataa